A genomic region of Eucalyptus grandis isolate ANBG69807.140 chromosome 5, ASM1654582v1, whole genome shotgun sequence contains the following coding sequences:
- the LOC120293473 gene encoding disease resistance protein TAO1-like, with protein sequence MYLTDCRNLVRLPSNIYKLQNLRTLGLADCENLVEFPKLEDSANPCIEAKLSQLKDIYIEGSNLCMLDVLEILSRIPSLTHSRVWGNITIPPTCLIERESLCFLEVSNYHQLQEIPQLPPNLTLEANYCESLQENGESNSEAESSLMHKDSSIGANLEEDLQDCPIITEEQSQMVQKKNYEACKPRPCGLLTRLAKMSMAVLVAALLLEWARNLLRKQFGDQPPTPPMPLSASRLLIFHTTPPVSSDDMGDRHLPAEATNRRSSSSGNRVPRRCFFERR encoded by the exons GCCGAAACTTGGTACGTCTTCCATCTAACATTTACAAGTTACAAAACCTTAGAACATTGGGACTCGCGGATTGCGAAAATTTAGTCGAGTTTCCAAAGTTGGAGGATTCAGCTAATCCATGCATAGAGGCCAAACTTTCACAGCTAAAAGACATATACATCGAAGGAAGTAATTTATGCATGTTAGATGTTCTTGAGATTCTTTCCCGTATTCCCTCTTTGACACATTCACGTGTCTGGGGAAACATCACTATCCCTCCTACATGCCTTATTGAGCGTGAAAGTTTGTGTTTTTTGGAAGTTTCAAATTACCATCAATTACAAGAGATTCCCCAGCTTCCACCAAATTTAACTCTTGAGGCAAACTATTGTGAATCTCTGCAAGAAAATGGAGAATCAAATTCAGAAGCAGAGAGTTCACTTATGCACAAAGACAGTTCGATTGGAGCAAATCTAGAGGAAGATTTGCAAGATTGTCCAATAATTACTGAGGAACAAAGTCAAAtggtgcaaaagaaaaattatgaggcATGCAAACCAAGACCGTGTGGACTTCTGACTCGATTGGCAAAGATGAGTATGGCAGTGTTGGTCGCTGCTTTGTTGTTAGAATGGGCAAGAAACTTGCTAAGGAAGCAATTCGGAG ACCAACCTCCAACTCCACCGATGCCGCTTTCAGCATCACGACTCCTCATCTTCCACACGACACCACCAGTGAGCTCTGACGACATGGGAGATCGCCACCTGCCGGCGGAGGCGACGAACAGAAGGAGTTCGTCATCCGGAAACAGAGTCCCTAGAAGGTGTTTCTTCGAGAGACGTTGA